A single region of the Pseudomonas mandelii genome encodes:
- a CDS encoding response regulator transcription factor → MRVLLVEDAPGLGEAVREQIADDGHAVDWVQRLDHARNSVRTTPYDLILLDLMLPDGRGLDFLRQQRSAGDVTPVIILTAQDQISDRIAGLNAGADDYLVKPFDLFELSARVAAVARRYSGNPNPQIRLGDVQVDMSARTVQRAGTTVDLTAREWALFEAFVQRPSALLSKSQLEERLYAFGAEIESNTIEVYISRLRKKLGRDLIETVRGMGYRLAAA, encoded by the coding sequence ATGCGGGTTTTATTGGTCGAGGACGCCCCAGGGCTGGGGGAAGCGGTGCGCGAACAGATCGCCGATGACGGTCACGCCGTCGATTGGGTGCAGCGCCTGGACCATGCGCGCAACAGCGTGCGCACCACGCCTTACGACCTGATCCTGCTGGACTTGATGCTGCCGGACGGTCGCGGGCTGGATTTTTTGCGTCAGCAGCGCTCGGCGGGGGACGTGACCCCGGTGATTATCCTGACGGCCCAGGATCAGATTTCCGATCGCATCGCCGGCCTCAATGCCGGGGCCGACGATTACCTGGTCAAACCGTTCGACCTGTTTGAACTCTCGGCCCGTGTGGCGGCGGTGGCCCGCCGTTACAGCGGCAACCCCAATCCGCAGATCAGACTTGGTGATGTGCAGGTCGACATGAGCGCCCGCACCGTGCAGCGTGCCGGCACCACCGTGGACCTGACGGCCCGGGAATGGGCGCTGTTCGAAGCGTTCGTGCAGCGCCCCAGCGCGTTGTTGTCCAAGTCGCAGCTCGAAGAGCGGCTGTATGCCTTCGGTGCCGAAATCGAGAGCAATACCATCGAGGTGTACATCAGCCGTCTGCGTAAAAAACTGGGGCGCGATCTGATTGAAACCGTGCGCGGCATGGGCTACCGGTTGGCGGCCGCATGA
- a CDS encoding PepSY domain-containing protein, with protein sequence MKSGFIAHAALLSLLLSGFAMADDDCSDPVSDWQPRETLRQQVERQYGWSVQRIKVDDGCYELKGLDRKGNAIEASYSPASLRLRMLEIHFRDDGDARDYLGSPLTE encoded by the coding sequence ATGAAATCAGGTTTTATTGCCCATGCCGCGCTGTTGAGCCTGCTGCTTAGCGGTTTCGCCATGGCCGACGACGACTGCAGCGACCCGGTGAGCGACTGGCAACCCCGCGAGACTTTGCGACAGCAGGTCGAGCGGCAATACGGCTGGAGCGTGCAACGCATCAAGGTCGACGACGGTTGTTACGAACTCAAGGGGTTGGACCGCAAGGGCAACGCCATCGAAGCCAGCTACTCACCGGCCTCGCTGCGCCTGCGCATGCTCGAGATCCATTTCCGCGACGACGGCGATGCCAGGGATTATCTCGGCAGCCCGCTCACCGAATGA
- a CDS encoding DUF2271 domain-containing protein, translating to MKKIIAATCLAGAIALPGLAQAREVTLTTQLKDYSGNDAYLAIYVTDANGQYQKTLWVAGKKAKYYKHLGDWARGSGMNPSEFDGVSGASVGSGRTLKVSVELADTLIDAGYQIRIDSAVEDKRDARADVSVPLTSKGAGQPATGSTYVESFTYDL from the coding sequence ATGAAAAAGATCATCGCAGCCACCTGTCTCGCCGGCGCCATTGCCCTGCCGGGGTTGGCCCAGGCCCGGGAAGTAACCCTGACCACCCAGCTCAAGGACTACAGCGGCAATGATGCCTACCTGGCGATCTACGTGACCGACGCCAACGGCCAATACCAGAAAACCCTGTGGGTGGCCGGCAAGAAGGCCAAGTACTACAAACACCTGGGCGACTGGGCCCGTGGCAGCGGGATGAACCCGAGCGAGTTTGACGGCGTCAGCGGCGCCAGTGTCGGCAGTGGGCGCACGCTCAAAGTCAGCGTCGAACTGGCAGACACCCTGATCGATGCCGGGTATCAGATCCGCATCGACAGTGCCGTCGAGGACAAACGTGACGCCCGCGCCGATGTCAGCGTGCCCCTGACGTCCAAGGGCGCAGGCCAGCCGGCGACCGGCAGCACCTATGTCGAGTCCTTTACTTACGATTTGTAG
- a CDS encoding PepSY domain-containing protein has translation MLRQSHSLSGLIAALLVMLLAISGAILSVDPALERLHSTPTAAGQLTVGQLAGRVANHFPGVEQIQRTASGTVIVYYNQNGQAGAETVDPLTGEGLAPYAPSAFTRWVKELHRSMFLGTPGHGVSGVGALFMLMLSVSGALLLARRLGGWRNLLRPLRGTFNQRWHAEVGRLALLGLLLSALSGLYMSATTFGFIADGSQNEPAFPAHVSAGPALPVASLQALQATDLNDLRELVYPSPGNPKDVFSLRTAQGDGYVDQASGALLSYQAHDSMHNLYELIYQLHTGEGLWWLGLPLGLCALCVPLMSVTGLLLWLRRRKASPNIRHNSPAHSADSVILVGSENNSTWGFAKTLHDALHLAGHRVHSAAMNQYANDYRSAQRVIILTATHGDGDAPASASQFMARLAKTGLKPGLPFAVLGFGDRQFAQFCQFAHQVQDAMLQAGGSPLLGLETVNRQSSQEFARWGHALGDVLKHDLTLVHAPQRPQTHPLLLTERIVYGEQVNAPTHVLRFKAPGALPDFLAGDLVGIVPPGSPIPRFYSLASGSKDGVLEICVRKHNGGVCSEFLHGLDIGASIEAFIQPNPQFRPASGTHPVILIGAGTGIGPLAGFIRNNTAHHPMHLYWGGRNPASDFLYEPQLKQYLADRRLTALRAAFSQVQDRCYVQDRLIGDAQALRRLIEKGAQVLVCGSREMAKGVMHALDEVLAPLNLTVLTLKAQGRYREDVY, from the coding sequence ATGCTTCGCCAGTCCCATTCCCTGTCCGGCCTGATCGCCGCCCTGTTGGTCATGCTGTTGGCCATCAGCGGCGCGATCCTGTCGGTCGACCCGGCGCTGGAACGCTTGCACAGCACCCCCACCGCGGCCGGGCAACTCACCGTCGGTCAATTGGCCGGGCGTGTGGCCAATCACTTTCCGGGCGTGGAGCAGATCCAGCGCACAGCGTCCGGGACGGTCATCGTCTACTACAACCAGAACGGTCAGGCCGGGGCTGAAACGGTCGACCCACTGACTGGCGAAGGCCTCGCGCCTTATGCGCCCTCCGCGTTCACGCGTTGGGTGAAAGAGCTGCACCGCTCGATGTTCCTTGGCACACCGGGCCATGGGGTGTCGGGTGTCGGCGCGTTGTTCATGCTGATGCTGTCAGTGTCCGGCGCGCTGTTGCTGGCCCGACGCCTGGGTGGCTGGCGCAACCTGCTGCGGCCACTGCGCGGCACGTTCAACCAGCGCTGGCATGCTGAAGTCGGGCGACTGGCTTTGCTCGGGCTGCTGCTGTCGGCCTTGAGCGGGCTGTATATGTCCGCCACCACTTTCGGCTTTATCGCCGACGGCAGTCAGAATGAACCCGCCTTCCCCGCCCACGTCAGTGCCGGGCCGGCCTTGCCGGTGGCGAGCCTGCAAGCCTTGCAGGCCACCGACCTGAATGACCTGCGCGAGCTGGTCTACCCCAGTCCCGGCAACCCGAAGGACGTGTTTTCCCTGCGCACGGCCCAGGGCGACGGCTACGTGGATCAGGCCAGCGGCGCCTTGTTGTCCTACCAGGCCCACGACTCGATGCACAACCTCTACGAATTGATCTATCAGCTGCACACCGGTGAAGGCCTGTGGTGGCTGGGCCTGCCGCTTGGGCTCTGCGCCCTCTGTGTGCCGTTGATGAGCGTCACCGGCCTTCTGTTGTGGTTGCGCCGGCGCAAGGCGAGCCCGAACATCCGCCACAACAGCCCTGCCCACTCTGCCGACAGCGTGATTCTGGTGGGCAGTGAAAACAACAGCACCTGGGGCTTTGCCAAGACCTTGCATGACGCCTTGCACCTGGCCGGACACCGAGTGCATAGCGCGGCGATGAATCAATACGCCAACGACTACCGCAGCGCCCAACGCGTGATCATCCTCACCGCGACCCACGGTGACGGCGACGCGCCAGCCTCGGCTTCGCAGTTCATGGCGCGGCTGGCCAAAACCGGCCTCAAGCCCGGCCTGCCCTTTGCCGTGCTGGGCTTTGGTGACCGCCAGTTTGCGCAGTTCTGTCAGTTCGCCCATCAGGTGCAGGACGCGATGTTGCAAGCCGGTGGCTCGCCGTTACTGGGGCTGGAAACCGTCAACCGCCAATCCTCTCAGGAATTTGCACGTTGGGGCCACGCGCTGGGCGACGTGCTCAAACATGACCTGACACTGGTCCATGCCCCGCAGCGGCCACAGACCCATCCATTGCTGCTGACAGAGCGCATCGTCTATGGCGAACAGGTGAACGCACCGACCCACGTCTTGCGCTTCAAGGCACCCGGTGCGCTGCCGGACTTCCTGGCCGGTGACCTGGTCGGGATTGTGCCTCCGGGCAGTCCGATCCCCCGTTTCTACTCGCTGGCCAGCGGCTCGAAGGACGGCGTGCTGGAAATCTGCGTGCGCAAACACAACGGTGGCGTGTGCTCGGAATTCCTTCATGGCCTGGACATCGGAGCATCGATCGAAGCGTTTATCCAGCCCAACCCGCAATTCCGCCCGGCGTCGGGCACGCACCCGGTGATCCTGATCGGTGCCGGTACCGGTATCGGTCCATTGGCCGGTTTTATCCGCAACAACACGGCCCACCACCCGATGCACTTGTATTGGGGCGGGCGCAACCCGGCCTCGGACTTCCTCTACGAGCCGCAACTCAAGCAGTACCTGGCCGACCGGCGCCTGACGGCATTGCGCGCCGCCTTTTCTCAGGTTCAAGACCGCTGCTACGTGCAAGACCGGCTGATCGGCGATGCCCAGGCCCTGCGTCGACTGATTGAAAAAGGCGCCCAGGTGCTGGTGTGTGGCAGTCGCGAAATGGCCAAAGGCGTGATGCACGCCCTCGATGAGGTGTTGGCACCTCTCAACCTGACGGTGCTGACCCTCAAGGCACAAGGACGCTACCGTGAAGACGTCTACTGA
- a CDS encoding FAD:protein FMN transferase, with protein MKTSTELQRYSLNGETMGSRYTALFYAGAGIDTDEVGQRLACAVARVDQQMSTWKPDSDLNRLNAAPEQQWISVPQELATVLSAALRVSQQSGGAFDIAVGDLVNAWGFGPAEPTVTEQALATMPPRTRLSASAALVVDPLRNQVRKRAPLHLDLNGIAKGFGVDELARCLEGFGITRYLVGIDGEMRARGVKPDGQCWTVAVEKPDRGVREVMGVMELGDAAIATSGDYRQWVDVAGQAYAHTMNPATGAPLCNPLAAVTVVAASCMLADAWATALMVLGETEGPRLAQERGMDALFVLRDGQQFKEISIVGGQLQAQIETRPM; from the coding sequence GTGAAGACGTCTACTGAGTTGCAGCGCTACAGCCTGAACGGCGAAACCATGGGCAGCCGCTACACCGCCCTGTTCTATGCCGGAGCCGGGATCGATACCGACGAAGTGGGTCAGCGCCTGGCGTGCGCCGTGGCCCGGGTGGATCAGCAAATGTCCACCTGGAAACCCGACTCGGACCTCAACCGCCTCAATGCCGCCCCCGAGCAGCAATGGATTTCGGTGCCCCAGGAACTGGCAACGGTGCTGTCAGCGGCACTGCGTGTCAGTCAGCAATCCGGCGGCGCCTTCGACATTGCCGTCGGTGATCTGGTGAATGCCTGGGGGTTCGGCCCCGCAGAGCCGACCGTTACAGAACAGGCGCTCGCGACGATGCCGCCGCGCACCCGGCTGTCAGCCAGCGCCGCGTTGGTGGTCGACCCGTTACGCAATCAGGTGCGCAAACGCGCGCCGCTGCACCTTGATTTGAATGGCATCGCCAAGGGGTTTGGCGTCGATGAGTTGGCCCGTTGCCTGGAAGGTTTTGGCATCACCCGCTACCTGGTCGGCATCGATGGCGAGATGCGCGCCCGGGGCGTCAAACCCGATGGCCAGTGCTGGACCGTAGCGGTGGAAAAGCCTGACCGGGGCGTGCGTGAAGTCATGGGTGTGATGGAACTTGGCGACGCCGCGATCGCGACCTCCGGGGACTACCGACAGTGGGTCGACGTGGCCGGTCAAGCCTATGCTCATACCATGAACCCGGCCACCGGCGCGCCGCTGTGCAACCCGCTCGCCGCCGTCACCGTGGTGGCTGCTTCGTGCATGCTCGCCGATGCCTGGGCCACGGCGCTGATGGTGCTGGGTGAAACCGAAGGGCCACGTCTGGCACAGGAACGCGGGATGGACGCGCTGTTCGTGCTGCGCGACGGGCAACAATTCAAGGAAATATCCATTGTCGGCGGCCAGTTGCAGGCGCAGATTGAAACCCGCCCGATGTGA
- a CDS encoding VIT1/CCC1 transporter family protein, with protein sequence MKFMHRHTESHRSDRIGWLRAAVLGANDGIVSTASLLIGVAAANASHATLLVTGMAGLMAGAMSMAAGEYISVHSQADTERADLSRERAELASDPKAEHIELANIYMHRGVSPELAHQVADQLMAHDALGSHARDELGISATLTAKPLQAALASAASFVVGAALPLAVTFVAPEHSVVPWISGMSLVFLGTLGAIAARAGGAKVITGAWRVTFWGALAMAVTALVGHLFGAVV encoded by the coding sequence ATGAAATTCATGCACAGACACACCGAGTCCCACCGCAGTGATCGTATCGGCTGGCTGCGCGCCGCCGTCCTGGGGGCCAACGACGGGATTGTCTCCACCGCCAGCCTGCTGATCGGCGTGGCCGCCGCCAACGCCAGCCACGCCACGTTGCTGGTCACGGGCATGGCGGGGCTGATGGCCGGCGCTATGTCTATGGCGGCAGGCGAGTACATCTCCGTACACTCCCAGGCGGATACCGAGCGTGCCGATTTGTCCCGCGAACGGGCCGAGCTGGCCAGTGACCCGAAAGCCGAACACATCGAGCTCGCCAACATCTACATGCACCGTGGCGTATCACCCGAACTGGCGCATCAGGTGGCCGATCAATTGATGGCCCATGATGCGTTGGGTTCGCACGCCCGGGACGAACTGGGTATCAGCGCCACCCTTACCGCCAAACCCTTGCAGGCCGCCCTGGCTTCCGCCGCCAGCTTTGTGGTGGGTGCCGCCCTGCCCCTGGCGGTGACGTTTGTCGCGCCGGAGCACAGCGTGGTGCCCTGGATATCGGGCATGTCATTGGTGTTTCTCGGGACGCTGGGCGCCATTGCCGCCAGGGCCGGCGGCGCCAAGGTCATCACCGGTGCCTGGCGGGTGACCTTTTGGGGCGCGTTGGCCATGGCGGTTACGGCACTGGTGGGGCACTTGTTTGGCGCTGTGGTCTAG